A region from the Thauera humireducens genome encodes:
- a CDS encoding GTP cyclohydrolase II produces MRQAERAIFDLRRGLPILVRDNGSTTLVQAVEGLDDKALTELRTLSGSAPRLVLSSHRMAALGIADASAPLAITLSPLPDSQQLREFACMRGAHLPANARQAVADKASQAAIRLLSRAQLVPAAIACAVAPAQAERIAAEVSRGNLLAVDADTALELCASGPGALTRISEARVPLAEAENSRFVLFREADGIHEHVAIVIGNPAEWPLDVPVRLHSSCLTGDLFGSLRCDCGEQLRRGVAAINAQGGGILLYLSQEGRGIGLANKLRAYGLQDEGLDTIDADQTIGFSKDERDFRVAHEMLEQLGVSRILLLTNNPSKVEALQRAGINVTARQAIYGEVTQQNQRYLKTKASRHGHWLHELLNEQGEPSSPTPESLPAPEAAARG; encoded by the coding sequence ATGCGCCAAGCCGAACGTGCCATTTTCGACCTGCGACGCGGCCTTCCCATCCTCGTGCGTGACAACGGCAGCACCACCCTCGTCCAGGCCGTCGAAGGCCTCGACGACAAGGCGCTGACCGAACTCCGGACCCTGAGCGGCTCCGCGCCCCGCCTGGTGCTCTCCAGCCACCGCATGGCCGCGCTCGGCATCGCCGATGCGTCCGCCCCCCTCGCGATCACACTGTCGCCCCTCCCAGACAGCCAGCAGCTGCGGGAGTTCGCCTGCATGCGCGGCGCGCACCTGCCGGCAAACGCCCGCCAGGCCGTTGCCGACAAGGCGAGCCAGGCGGCGATCCGCCTGCTGTCGCGCGCCCAGCTCGTTCCTGCCGCCATCGCCTGCGCGGTGGCGCCGGCACAGGCCGAACGCATCGCGGCGGAAGTGTCGCGCGGCAACCTGCTCGCGGTCGACGCCGACACCGCGCTCGAGCTGTGCGCCAGCGGCCCCGGCGCACTGACCCGCATCAGCGAGGCGCGCGTGCCGCTGGCCGAAGCCGAGAACAGCCGCTTCGTGCTGTTCCGCGAGGCCGACGGCATTCACGAGCACGTCGCCATCGTCATCGGCAATCCGGCCGAGTGGCCGCTGGACGTGCCGGTACGCCTGCATTCGTCCTGCCTCACCGGCGATCTCTTCGGCAGCCTGCGTTGCGACTGTGGCGAGCAGCTGCGCCGTGGCGTCGCGGCGATCAACGCCCAGGGCGGCGGCATCCTGCTCTACCTGTCGCAGGAAGGACGCGGCATCGGCCTGGCCAACAAGCTGCGCGCCTACGGGCTGCAGGATGAAGGGCTGGACACCATCGACGCCGACCAGACGATCGGTTTCTCGAAGGACGAGCGCGATTTCCGCGTCGCCCACGAGATGCTCGAGCAGCTGGGCGTGTCGCGCATCCTGCTGCTCACCAACAACCCGAGCAAGGTCGAGGCCCTGCAGCGTGCAGGCATCAACGTCACCGCACGCCAGGCCATCTACGGCGAAGTCACGCAGCAGAACCAGCGCTACCTCAAGACCAAGGCCAGCCGCCACGGCCACTGGCTGCACGAACTGCTCAACGAGCAGGGCGAGCCGTCCTCGCCCACACCCGAGAGCCTGCCGGCCCCCGAGGCCGCCGCGCGCGGCTGA
- a CDS encoding TRAP transporter substrate-binding protein produces the protein MKMRKIAAGLCAALSLGAAASSAQAQEVVLKVAHFLPPVTPMHAQVIVPWCDRIETQSQGRMKCQIYPAMQLGGTPPQLLNQVRDGVADIVWTLPGYTPGRFPLSEVFELPFISTTHEATARALWDFVETHGAKEFEGVKPIATWTNGPNVLNLRDRRVDTLEDFKGMKVRAPSRLGNKMLTALGATAVGMPVPQMTEALSKGVIEAGLVAWEVVPATKTHELTRFHLESGGGRAMTTATMIYVMNQKKYDSLPADLKKVIDDNSGRETSAWVAAEHLRADTVGRNAAAARGNTIYQLSPAESARWEAAAAPVTAEWVREASEKGVDGRKLYEEARALVDKYSQ, from the coding sequence ATGAAGATGCGCAAGATTGCCGCGGGCCTGTGCGCCGCGTTGTCGCTGGGGGCCGCGGCCTCGTCGGCCCAGGCCCAGGAGGTGGTCCTCAAGGTCGCCCACTTCCTGCCGCCCGTCACGCCCATGCACGCGCAGGTCATCGTGCCGTGGTGCGACCGGATCGAAACCCAGTCGCAGGGCAGGATGAAGTGCCAGATCTACCCGGCGATGCAACTGGGCGGCACGCCGCCGCAACTGCTCAATCAGGTGCGCGATGGCGTGGCTGACATCGTGTGGACGCTGCCGGGCTACACGCCGGGCCGCTTCCCGCTGTCCGAAGTGTTCGAGCTGCCCTTCATCAGCACCACGCACGAGGCGACGGCGCGTGCCCTGTGGGATTTCGTCGAGACGCATGGCGCGAAGGAGTTCGAGGGGGTCAAGCCCATCGCGACCTGGACCAATGGACCCAACGTGCTGAACCTGCGCGACCGCCGCGTGGATACGCTGGAGGACTTCAAGGGCATGAAGGTGCGGGCGCCGTCGCGCCTGGGCAACAAGATGCTGACCGCACTCGGCGCGACGGCGGTGGGCATGCCCGTGCCGCAGATGACCGAGGCGCTCTCCAAGGGCGTCATCGAAGCCGGTCTTGTGGCCTGGGAAGTGGTGCCGGCCACCAAGACGCACGAGTTGACACGTTTCCATCTCGAGTCCGGTGGCGGTCGGGCCATGACCACGGCGACCATGATCTACGTGATGAACCAGAAGAAGTACGACAGCCTGCCGGCGGACCTGAAGAAGGTCATCGACGACAACAGTGGTCGCGAGACGTCGGCCTGGGTGGCGGCGGAGCATCTCAGGGCCGATACGGTCGGTCGCAACGCGGCGGCGGCGCGGGGCAACACCATCTACCAGCTTTCGCCGGCCGAGTCGGCACGCTGGGAGGCGGCGGCGGCACCGGTCACCGCGGAATGGGTCCGCGAGGCCTCGGAGAAGGGCGTCGATGGACGCAAGCTCTACGAGGAGGCGCGGGCGCTCGTGGACAAGTATTCGCAGTAG
- the purT gene encoding formate-dependent phosphoribosylglycinamide formyltransferase, with translation MKLGTPLSSSAVRVMLLGAGELGKEVVIALQRLGVEVIAVDRYANAPGHQVAHRAHVIPMTDGAALRALVEAERPHLIVPEIEAIATDMLGEIEAAGLAEVIPTARATRLTMNREGIRRLAAEELGLPTSPYRFADSLEELQAAIDGGIGYPCIVKPVMSSSGKGQSMLRGPDDVKKAWDHAMQGGRVAQSRIIVEGFVDFDYEITLLTVRACDASGAVQTYFCEPIGHVQVAGDYVESWQPQPMSPVALAESRRIAAAVTGNLGGRGLFGVELFVKGDQVWFSEVSPRPHDTGLVTLCSQRFSEFELHARAILGLPVDTSMREPGASAVIYGGMDETGIAFEGVAEALAVPRSDLRLFGKPESFVKRRMGVAVANGADIAEARERAKLAASRVRPVKG, from the coding sequence ATGAAGCTGGGTACCCCGCTTTCGTCCAGTGCTGTGCGCGTGATGCTGCTCGGCGCTGGCGAACTCGGCAAGGAAGTCGTCATTGCGCTGCAGCGACTGGGGGTCGAGGTGATCGCGGTCGATCGCTACGCCAACGCGCCGGGCCACCAGGTGGCGCACCGCGCGCACGTGATCCCGATGACCGACGGCGCCGCCCTGCGCGCGCTGGTCGAGGCCGAGCGCCCGCACCTGATCGTGCCCGAAATCGAGGCCATCGCCACCGACATGCTGGGCGAGATCGAGGCGGCCGGTCTGGCCGAGGTTATCCCCACCGCGCGCGCCACCCGCCTGACCATGAACCGCGAGGGCATCCGCCGCCTGGCGGCCGAGGAGCTGGGTCTGCCGACCTCGCCCTATCGCTTCGCCGATTCGCTGGAAGAACTGCAGGCCGCCATCGACGGCGGCATTGGCTACCCGTGCATCGTCAAGCCGGTGATGTCCTCGTCGGGCAAGGGCCAGTCGATGCTGCGCGGGCCGGACGACGTGAAGAAGGCCTGGGACCATGCGATGCAGGGTGGGCGCGTCGCGCAGAGCCGGATCATCGTCGAGGGCTTCGTCGATTTCGACTACGAGATCACCCTGCTGACCGTGCGCGCGTGCGATGCCAGCGGCGCGGTGCAGACCTATTTCTGCGAGCCGATCGGTCATGTGCAGGTTGCCGGTGATTACGTCGAATCCTGGCAGCCGCAGCCGATGAGCCCGGTGGCGCTGGCCGAATCGCGCCGCATTGCCGCGGCGGTCACCGGCAACCTCGGCGGGCGCGGGCTGTTCGGCGTGGAGCTGTTCGTCAAGGGCGACCAGGTGTGGTTCTCCGAGGTCAGCCCGCGTCCGCACGACACCGGTCTGGTCACGCTGTGCTCGCAGCGCTTTTCCGAATTCGAGCTGCACGCGCGCGCCATTCTCGGCCTGCCGGTCGACACGAGCATGCGCGAGCCGGGTGCGTCGGCGGTGATCTACGGCGGCATGGACGAGACCGGCATCGCCTTCGAAGGCGTGGCCGAGGCGCTGGCCGTGCCGCGCAGCGACCTGCGCCTGTTCGGCAAGCCGGAATCCTTCGTCAAGCGCCGCATGGGCGTGGCGGTGGCCAACGGTGCCGACATTGCCGAGGCGCGCGAACGGGCGAAACTGGCGGCGAGCAGGGTGAGGCCGGTCAAGGGTTGA
- a CDS encoding potassium channel family protein, producing MARLFTEQFSFAKGDSVVVIGLGRFGGAVAHSLMQLGHDVMGIDRDEEPVHEWADLLTHAVQADSTNAMTMRQLGVADFAHAIVGIGGDLAASLMTVMALSELQIPDIWVKAMTPEHGKLAERIGAHHVVYPEADMGERVAHLISGRMMDYIEFDDGFAIAKIHAPAATHDLSLAQSAVREKFGVTVVGIKRAHEDFQHGKPGSVMRPGDLLIVSGPTKKVEAFAASGRRR from the coding sequence TTGGCTAGGCTATTCACCGAACAGTTCTCCTTCGCGAAGGGCGACAGCGTCGTCGTCATCGGCCTCGGTCGCTTTGGCGGCGCCGTGGCGCATTCGCTGATGCAGCTCGGGCACGACGTCATGGGGATCGACCGCGATGAGGAGCCGGTGCACGAATGGGCCGACCTGCTCACGCATGCCGTCCAAGCGGACTCCACCAATGCGATGACCATGCGCCAGCTCGGCGTGGCCGACTTCGCGCACGCGATCGTCGGCATCGGCGGTGACCTCGCCGCCAGCCTGATGACGGTGATGGCGCTGAGCGAGCTGCAGATCCCGGACATCTGGGTGAAGGCGATGACGCCCGAACACGGCAAGCTGGCCGAACGCATCGGTGCCCACCACGTGGTGTATCCCGAAGCCGACATGGGGGAGCGCGTGGCCCACCTGATCAGCGGCCGCATGATGGACTACATCGAGTTCGACGACGGCTTCGCGATCGCCAAGATCCACGCCCCTGCGGCCACGCATGACCTGTCGCTGGCGCAGTCCGCGGTGCGCGAGAAGTTCGGTGTCACCGTCGTCGGCATCAAGCGCGCACATGAGGATTTCCAGCACGGCAAACCGGGCAGCGTCATGCGACCGGGCGACCTGCTGATCGTCTCCGGGCCGACCAAGAAGGTCGAGGCCTTCGCCGCGAGCGGCAGGCGGCGCTAG
- a CDS encoding TrkH family potassium uptake protein has product MRTQEVQHPARVVPLAFLIAILIGTAVLMLPVAHAQATGAPWIVALFTAVSAVCVTGLVTVDTGTYWSPFGQWVILVLFQIGGFGMMTAATLLGLMVNRSLRLRTRLTMQAETHTLGLGDVTSVAKLVFVVTLVVELLVALALIFRLRSAYALPWPDAVWSGVFHAISAFNNAGFSIHADGLVRYASDAFILSPIMLAIVIGGLGLPVLHDLRNKLGDPHHWSVHTKLTLLGSAVLLVGGALILLVFEWANPRTLGPMSIADKVLSAVFASVSARTAGFNAIDIGGLTHESLGLHYLLMFIGGGSAGTAGGVKVGTAMILMLLVIAEIRGRMDTEAFGRRISQSSQRQAITVLVLGSAVVVLGTVFVLHTTDIATDKVIFEVISAFGTVGLSTGITADLPASAQLMLALLMYIGRVGTITLAASLALGEHRMPYRYPEEHPVVG; this is encoded by the coding sequence GTGAGAACCCAGGAAGTACAGCATCCTGCCCGTGTTGTCCCGCTGGCCTTCCTGATTGCGATCCTGATCGGGACGGCGGTGCTGATGCTGCCGGTCGCGCATGCGCAGGCGACGGGCGCGCCGTGGATCGTCGCACTGTTCACCGCGGTGTCGGCGGTGTGCGTGACCGGCCTGGTCACGGTCGATACCGGTACCTACTGGTCGCCGTTTGGCCAGTGGGTGATCCTCGTGCTGTTCCAGATCGGCGGATTCGGCATGATGACGGCCGCCACCCTGCTCGGGCTGATGGTGAATCGCTCGCTGCGCCTGCGCACGCGCCTCACCATGCAAGCCGAGACGCACACGCTGGGCCTCGGCGACGTCACCAGCGTTGCGAAGCTGGTGTTCGTGGTCACGCTGGTCGTCGAATTGCTCGTGGCCCTGGCGCTCATTTTCCGCTTGCGCAGCGCTTATGCGCTGCCCTGGCCCGATGCCGTCTGGAGCGGGGTGTTCCACGCCATCTCGGCGTTCAACAACGCGGGCTTCTCGATCCACGCCGACGGCCTGGTGCGCTATGCCTCGGACGCCTTCATCCTCAGCCCGATCATGCTGGCGATCGTGATCGGTGGCCTCGGCCTGCCGGTGCTGCACGACCTGCGCAACAAGCTCGGAGACCCGCATCACTGGTCGGTACATACCAAGCTGACGCTGCTCGGCTCGGCCGTCTTGCTGGTCGGCGGCGCGCTGATCCTGCTCGTCTTCGAGTGGGCAAACCCGCGCACCCTTGGTCCGATGTCGATCGCGGACAAGGTGTTGTCGGCGGTGTTCGCCTCGGTGTCGGCCCGCACGGCCGGCTTCAATGCGATCGACATCGGCGGGCTGACGCACGAGAGCCTCGGGCTGCACTACCTGCTGATGTTCATCGGCGGCGGCAGCGCCGGCACGGCAGGCGGGGTCAAGGTCGGCACGGCGATGATCCTGATGCTGCTGGTGATCGCCGAGATCCGCGGCCGCATGGACACCGAGGCCTTCGGCCGCCGCATCAGCCAATCGTCCCAGCGCCAGGCGATCACCGTGCTCGTGCTGGGCAGCGCGGTCGTCGTGCTCGGTACCGTGTTCGTCCTGCACACCACCGACATCGCAACCGACAAGGTCATCTTCGAGGTCATCTCCGCCTTCGGCACGGTGGGGCTGTCCACGGGCATCACGGCCGACCTGCCCGCGTCCGCGCAGTTGATGCTGGCGCTGCTGATGTACATTGGCCGTGTCGGCACCATCACGCTTGCGGCGTCGCTGGCGCTGGGCGAGCACCGCATGCCATATCGCTACCCTGAGGAGCATCCCGTTGTTGGCTAG
- a CDS encoding class II aldolase/adducin family protein — translation MIKDRLDASADATGGALGPDFREARERRLRRAARALGKHGLVHAYGHCSLRVDDDHFLVCAPKPLATIAPGEAGTLVSIHGELPPDVLGEVRIHREIYRRRRDVGGIVRSMPPKAMSLSVMGRTPMPTHGMGAYFAPAIPLWNDPQLIRNDSEAQRIAGQLGDAPAIVMRGNGVVVAAPSVEDAVVLTWYLEDAARIELDCLAAGVAPIRLDEDEARRRATRSGRIFERMWDFLTHGDPE, via the coding sequence ATGATCAAGGACAGATTGGACGCGTCGGCAGACGCGACCGGGGGCGCGCTCGGCCCCGATTTCCGCGAAGCCCGCGAGCGGAGGCTGCGGCGTGCCGCTCGGGCCCTCGGCAAGCACGGCCTCGTGCATGCCTACGGCCACTGCAGCCTGCGCGTCGACGACGATCATTTTCTCGTCTGTGCGCCCAAGCCGCTCGCCACGATCGCGCCGGGTGAGGCGGGTACGCTGGTGTCGATCCATGGCGAACTGCCGCCGGACGTGCTCGGCGAAGTCAGGATTCATCGCGAGATCTATCGACGCCGGCGCGACGTCGGGGGGATCGTGCGCAGCATGCCGCCGAAGGCGATGTCCCTGTCGGTGATGGGCCGCACGCCGATGCCGACGCATGGCATGGGCGCGTATTTCGCACCCGCGATTCCGCTGTGGAACGATCCGCAGCTCATCCGCAACGACAGCGAGGCGCAGCGCATTGCCGGCCAGCTCGGAGACGCGCCGGCAATCGTGATGCGCGGCAATGGCGTCGTCGTGGCCGCACCCTCGGTCGAGGACGCCGTGGTGCTGACCTGGTACCTCGAGGACGCCGCACGCATCGAGCTCGACTGCCTGGCTGCCGGCGTCGCGCCAATCCGTCTCGACGAGGACGAGGCGCGCCGGCGTGCCACCCGGTCCGGGCGAATCTTCGAACGGATGTGGGACTTCCTGACCCACGGGGATCCGGAGTAA
- a CDS encoding creatininase family protein, with translation MSHQAERSPAIPWWQDRTPREIAALAAADGVALLPLAAIEQHGEHLPLSTDLDIALGLIDAALPRVREGLPVCVLPPLAVGLSLEHCAFAGTLSLSPETALAVIVELGECVAAAGFRRLVLFNSHGGNKALVDLAALKLRAALRMLVVRANYFRFAPPPDVLPADELRHGLHGGALETAMMLHLAPARVRMDRIAHFDSLGREMAREGRLLGPEGEAGFAWMAQDLNAGGATGDARLATPALGARLVEHYSGQLARLIEDAHAFDLARLADGPLDGAG, from the coding sequence ATGTCCCACCAAGCCGAGCGAAGTCCAGCAATCCCGTGGTGGCAGGATCGAACGCCACGGGAGATCGCCGCACTCGCTGCCGCCGATGGCGTGGCGCTGCTGCCGCTGGCCGCGATCGAACAGCATGGCGAGCACCTGCCGCTGTCGACCGACCTCGACATCGCGCTCGGCCTCATCGACGCCGCCTTGCCGCGCGTGCGCGAAGGGCTGCCGGTGTGCGTGCTGCCGCCGCTCGCGGTGGGACTGAGCCTGGAACACTGCGCGTTTGCCGGCACCCTGAGCCTGAGCCCGGAGACGGCGCTGGCGGTCATCGTCGAACTGGGCGAGTGCGTGGCGGCCGCGGGTTTCCGCCGTCTGGTGCTGTTCAACAGCCACGGCGGAAACAAGGCGCTGGTCGATCTGGCGGCGCTCAAGCTGCGGGCTGCGCTGCGGATGCTGGTGGTGCGTGCCAACTACTTCCGCTTCGCGCCGCCGCCGGATGTGCTGCCCGCTGACGAGCTGCGGCATGGCTTGCATGGCGGCGCGCTCGAGACGGCCATGATGCTGCACCTGGCACCGGCCAGGGTGCGCATGGACCGCATCGCGCACTTCGACTCGCTCGGGCGGGAGATGGCGCGTGAAGGACGGCTGCTGGGCCCCGAAGGCGAGGCCGGTTTCGCCTGGATGGCGCAGGACCTGAATGCGGGGGGCGCGACGGGCGATGCGCGCCTGGCTACGCCCGCCTTGGGTGCGCGCCTCGTCGAGCACTATTCCGGGCAGCTCGCGCGGCTGATCGAGGACGCGCACGCGTTCGATCTCGCCCGTCTTGCCGACGGGCCGCTCGACGGCGCGGGCTGA